In one window of Leptospira sp. GIMC2001 DNA:
- the rdgB gene encoding RdgB/HAM1 family non-canonical purine NTP pyrophosphatase: MKRKLAIATGNKHKLIEIQALLQGLEYEISNPSQLGIENFAPIEDGSSFQENAKIKSESLFQLSGELSLADDSGICVEALDGRPGIHSARYGGIHLQDFERNELLLSELIGCKNRNAKFVSVIAFTDSNGTQYFTGEVHGIVAESFSGKGGFGYDPIFYYPQLGKTFAELSAEEKNRISHRAIALDKFKKFIIDYSTSK; encoded by the coding sequence TTGAAACGTAAACTAGCAATTGCTACAGGAAACAAACATAAATTGATAGAAATTCAAGCACTTCTTCAAGGGCTTGAATACGAAATATCGAATCCATCTCAGTTGGGAATTGAAAACTTTGCACCCATTGAAGACGGATCCAGTTTTCAAGAAAATGCAAAAATCAAAAGTGAATCACTCTTCCAATTATCCGGTGAACTTAGCTTAGCTGACGATAGTGGAATCTGTGTTGAAGCATTGGACGGAAGGCCAGGAATTCATTCTGCTAGATACGGTGGCATTCATCTTCAAGATTTCGAACGAAATGAACTCCTTCTTTCTGAACTCATTGGATGCAAAAATCGAAATGCGAAATTTGTATCTGTCATTGCCTTTACAGATTCAAATGGAACCCAATATTTTACAGGGGAAGTTCATGGCATCGTAGCTGAAAGTTTCTCTGGGAAAGGTGGGTTCGGTTACGATCCAATTTTCTATTATCCACAACTTGGCAAAACATTTGCTGAGCTATCAGCAGAAGAAAAAAACAGAATATCTCATCGAGCGATAGCTTTGGATAAGTTTAAAAAGTTCATAATAGATTACTCTACTTCAAAATAA
- a CDS encoding ComF family protein codes for MKLTEKILNFFFPSHCSICSFQDMSANLVGVCKSCLSKANLNPSTQVNRCSICQFPQEIGSDCEYCNSRNVFYDSIIALRNRNEIEKNLMNSLKLNNAKILIRFFSLKLGKIQKKIKESNINTIVFVPSHSSNLTKRPFVIPKIIATRIAAKSKLPVYSMFEKGSAAKQSTLVRRERFFHARDAFKLKKNARISENSRILLVDDVFTTGASVNELARILRQAGAESVVVVVASRKEEGIEI; via the coding sequence ATGAAGTTGACTGAGAAAATTTTGAACTTTTTCTTTCCAAGCCATTGTTCTATTTGTAGCTTTCAAGATATGTCTGCAAACCTTGTCGGAGTTTGCAAAAGTTGCTTATCTAAGGCGAATTTGAATCCATCAACGCAAGTAAATCGATGCAGTATCTGTCAATTTCCCCAAGAGATTGGTAGTGATTGCGAATATTGCAATAGTCGAAATGTCTTTTATGATTCGATCATTGCGCTGCGAAACCGAAATGAAATAGAGAAAAATCTTATGAATTCTCTAAAATTGAATAATGCAAAGATTCTGATTCGCTTTTTTTCCTTAAAATTAGGTAAGATTCAAAAAAAAATAAAAGAATCCAATATCAATACAATTGTTTTTGTCCCTTCACATTCGTCCAATTTGACCAAGAGACCTTTTGTGATACCGAAAATCATTGCAACAAGAATAGCTGCTAAATCTAAACTTCCTGTATATTCTATGTTCGAAAAAGGTTCTGCAGCTAAGCAATCTACACTTGTTCGACGAGAACGTTTTTTTCATGCACGTGATGCATTTAAATTAAAAAAAAATGCTAGAATTTCTGAGAACTCAAGAATATTGTTGGTGGACGACGTTTTTACAACTGGTGCAAGCGTAAATGAGCTCGCAAGAATTTTGCGCCAAGCAGGTGCAGAATCGGTTGTGGTTGTAGTAGCTTCCAGAAAGGAAGAAGGGATTGAAATATGA
- the ompL47 gene encoding multi-beta-barrel domain surface protein OmpL47, with product MAVSAYKKIIALALVFASVSLFSQANENLEDEVADPKATSSSESTEPKENTEPSLKKEATSTSTTRSATSTSTKESETIANNADLYINSRTAFELKASDDSSQVDYIEYRVNTGDFIKYSSPVTISTEGVSQITYRAVDRAGNIEPSRLLTVVVDNTPPSVLIMPVEPLHITQGANYASKSNTFTFKADDALSGVEKIEYSINESGFETFAADSPLKLEKSGSNLIRYTATDNSGNKSRESSIAVIIDEKAPTVEIIPNVPLVEIDGKTYSKKGNVFTIRAFDGESGIRRVLVKVDGDEEFRPYVDGIVVDAQGEHKIEAKAIDNVGNESELKAISFLVDVNPPQSEIKKISAEPAE from the coding sequence ATGGCGGTGTCCGCATACAAGAAAATCATTGCGTTAGCTCTAGTCTTCGCATCCGTATCCCTGTTTTCACAAGCGAATGAAAATCTTGAAGACGAGGTAGCTGATCCAAAAGCAACTTCTTCTTCGGAATCAACTGAACCTAAAGAAAACACAGAACCTTCACTGAAGAAAGAAGCTACTTCAACTTCAACGACTCGTTCTGCCACATCCACAAGCACTAAAGAATCTGAAACAATTGCGAATAATGCAGACTTGTACATCAATTCAAGAACAGCTTTTGAACTCAAAGCATCAGATGATTCTTCGCAAGTTGATTATATTGAATACCGAGTTAACACTGGAGACTTCATTAAGTACTCAAGCCCTGTTACAATCTCTACGGAAGGTGTATCTCAGATCACTTACCGCGCAGTTGATAGAGCAGGAAACATTGAGCCATCTAGATTGTTGACTGTTGTTGTAGACAATACACCACCTTCAGTTCTCATTATGCCAGTTGAACCTCTACATATTACTCAAGGTGCAAACTATGCATCTAAGTCCAATACGTTTACTTTCAAAGCTGATGATGCTCTATCTGGTGTCGAGAAAATTGAATACTCTATCAACGAATCTGGATTTGAAACTTTTGCTGCTGATAGCCCGCTTAAGTTGGAAAAATCTGGATCGAATTTGATTCGTTACACTGCAACTGACAATTCTGGTAATAAAAGCAGAGAGTCTAGCATCGCAGTAATCATTGATGAGAAAGCACCAACTGTTGAGATCATCCCAAATGTTCCTCTAGTTGAGATCGATGGTAAAACATATTCTAAGAAAGGAAATGTATTTACAATTCGTGCATTCGATGGTGAGTCCGGAATCAGAAGAGTCCTTGTAAAAGTTGATGGTGACGAAGAATTCCGTCCTTATGTAGATGGTATCGTTGTTGATGCACAAGGTGAACACAAAATTGAAGCAAAAGCAATTGACAATGTAGGAAATGAAAGCGAGCTAAAAGCTATTTCCTTCCTAGTTGACGTCAATCCTCCACAATCTGAGATTAAGAAAATTTCTGCTGAACCTGCAGAATAA
- a CDS encoding SpoIIE family protein phosphatase, which produces MSFYRNILILLSVIVPSLSVVVNIFHPELERPLWARIIVPSSPVLLLILSYRIRWIQVHIRKIYLYAIFCITPIFIYLIYLNDFFNVYFFSVFLLIVIASVSIKTIKELFSYIVILVIVDLICIAWKINSENFEEFLPELAYFHSYATISFFLGYFLIYSRIKHLTEILRLDRLRKISQRESSDIQAAIQEFSAISITDLSGSILYVNDLYCKIVGTSREELIGKTESIFDSKHHPAIFFASIQKVLDEGKMWRGDVRIKNLKNEIRWIDRTVIPLFDDSETPARFLSISNDITDRKMQSFELERSEEKHRKLYNILRDDLRIAAETQRYLLPNFNSVSGLNCSYSMNPLLEVSGDLLSVKKNRDGSFDFLLADVVGHGTSAALLTAVVSLAFRWVGDDHESNPVPVDKLFESIRDTIYGINMEQFICGVVIRWSPKTKELIYSYAGHFPGILYRDNQLYVLDGTGTPIYSGGNIRVSEYSIQLKSSDKVLFFTDGAYELLRDGSIFLGYDEFIEQLKEIFALNNLNYLEAIQEYIFDYTKGNLNDDFTLFYFEVE; this is translated from the coding sequence TTGTCCTTTTATCGCAACATTCTCATTCTGCTTTCAGTAATCGTACCATCGCTATCTGTAGTCGTCAATATTTTTCATCCCGAATTAGAGCGACCGCTATGGGCTAGAATAATTGTTCCTTCATCTCCTGTTTTATTGTTGATTCTATCCTACCGAATTCGTTGGATTCAGGTTCATATTCGTAAAATCTATTTGTATGCAATTTTTTGCATTACTCCAATATTTATTTATCTCATTTATCTAAATGATTTTTTTAATGTTTATTTCTTTTCCGTTTTCCTTCTAATCGTAATTGCGTCTGTTTCGATCAAAACGATCAAAGAGCTATTTTCCTATATTGTTATCCTAGTTATTGTGGACTTGATTTGTATCGCATGGAAAATCAATTCAGAAAACTTTGAAGAATTTCTTCCTGAATTAGCTTATTTCCATTCTTATGCTACCATTTCATTTTTCTTGGGTTATTTTCTAATATACTCTCGCATTAAGCATCTAACGGAAATATTGCGATTGGATAGGCTAAGAAAAATATCACAGAGAGAGAGCAGTGATATTCAAGCTGCGATTCAAGAATTTTCTGCAATTTCGATTACGGATCTATCAGGCTCCATCCTTTATGTCAATGATCTCTATTGCAAAATAGTTGGAACCTCTAGAGAAGAGTTGATTGGTAAGACAGAATCGATCTTTGATTCAAAGCATCATCCGGCAATATTTTTTGCCAGTATTCAAAAAGTTCTAGATGAAGGGAAGATGTGGCGCGGTGATGTACGGATTAAGAATCTAAAAAACGAAATTCGGTGGATTGATCGCACAGTAATTCCATTATTTGATGATTCTGAGACCCCAGCTCGCTTTCTAAGTATTAGTAATGATATTACTGACCGTAAGATGCAAAGTTTTGAGCTTGAAAGATCTGAAGAAAAACATAGAAAATTGTACAATATTCTAAGAGATGATCTCAGAATTGCTGCCGAAACTCAGAGATATCTATTGCCGAATTTCAATTCTGTTTCTGGGTTAAATTGTTCATACAGTATGAATCCATTACTCGAAGTAAGTGGAGATTTACTTTCGGTTAAAAAAAATCGTGATGGTAGTTTTGATTTTCTATTGGCGGATGTTGTAGGACATGGAACTTCTGCAGCATTGCTTACAGCAGTGGTGAGTCTTGCTTTTCGTTGGGTTGGAGATGATCATGAATCTAATCCAGTTCCTGTTGATAAATTATTTGAATCTATTCGAGATACAATCTATGGAATCAATATGGAGCAGTTCATATGTGGAGTAGTTATCCGTTGGTCTCCGAAAACTAAAGAATTAATATATAGCTATGCTGGACATTTTCCAGGTATATTGTATAGAGATAATCAATTGTATGTTCTAGATGGAACAGGAACTCCTATTTATTCTGGTGGAAATATCCGAGTCTCTGAATATTCGATTCAACTAAAATCATCTGATAAAGTTCTATTTTTTACTGATGGTGCATATGAACTATTACGGGACGGCTCCATTTTCTTGGGCTATGATGAATTTATTGAACAATTGAAGGAAATTTTCGCTTTGAATAATTTAAATTATTTAGAAGCAATTCAAGAATACATTTTTGATTATACGAAAGGAAATCTAAATGATGATTTTACTCTTTTTTATTTTGAAGTAGAGTAA
- a CDS encoding STAS domain-containing protein, translating into MNADLKFDIKIIRFQGAILRRDSEKIEADLVQSEELDGRKVILELTKVHHICSSALGVLVAFKRKLKSQNGDVKLVINDEDILQVFEITMLDKVFEIYSNLDSAIESF; encoded by the coding sequence ATGAATGCTGATCTAAAATTTGACATCAAAATTATTCGATTCCAAGGTGCTATCTTGCGCAGAGATTCCGAAAAGATTGAAGCGGATCTCGTGCAATCTGAAGAATTGGATGGCAGAAAAGTAATTCTTGAATTAACCAAAGTCCACCATATTTGCTCTTCAGCTCTTGGTGTTCTGGTAGCTTTCAAGAGAAAACTAAAATCTCAAAATGGTGATGTAAAATTAGTCATCAATGATGAAGATATTCTTCAAGTATTTGAAATCACTATGCTTGACAAAGTATTCGAGATCTATTCAAATTTAGATTCTGCAATTGAAAGTTTTTGA
- a CDS encoding flagellar assembly protein FlaA, with product MDWTRFFSYLLGFFGIILPLVDMSGKENWESKIYQTYVVEDFETINLTSDHFRVRKYKEDPLPEVWMTSNITAPIPGSRRALLFRFSEDTNYPAEFIFPEPIEFSEFLKEMEFPIYSSKSGGSVSIILQTHDYENKKIFLSNLNFRGWRNVKLTIRERLNQNDPVLNSKLVIRFIGFIYEPQSSTPYGSEILVGFDDISVTTRKKYRLLPDPASLLE from the coding sequence ATGGACTGGACACGATTTTTTTCTTATTTATTAGGTTTTTTTGGAATCATCTTACCTCTAGTCGACATGTCAGGGAAAGAAAACTGGGAAAGTAAAATTTATCAGACCTATGTGGTTGAAGATTTTGAGACAATCAATCTGACATCAGATCATTTTCGAGTGAGAAAATATAAAGAAGATCCACTGCCAGAGGTTTGGATGACATCCAATATCACAGCTCCAATCCCAGGATCTCGCAGAGCACTGCTATTTCGATTCTCTGAAGATACAAATTATCCGGCAGAATTTATTTTTCCTGAGCCGATAGAATTTTCTGAATTTTTGAAGGAAATGGAGTTCCCTATTTATTCCAGTAAATCGGGAGGATCTGTATCAATTATCTTACAGACTCACGATTATGAGAACAAAAAGATTTTCTTAAGCAATCTAAACTTTCGTGGATGGAGGAATGTGAAGCTGACCATCAGAGAAAGGCTCAATCAAAATGATCCCGTTCTGAATTCTAAGTTAGTGATTCGCTTCATCGGATTTATTTATGAGCCTCAAAGTTCGACCCCTTATGGTTCCGAAATTCTAGTTGGTTTTGATGATATATCCGTTACGACTAGAAAAAAATATCGACTGCTTCCTGATCCAGCTTCACTTCTTGAATAA